In Candidatus Nomurabacteria bacterium, the following proteins share a genomic window:
- a CDS encoding DUF4263 domain-containing protein, with translation MKWSELLKDAIGKNENFVIGKDSFSDLQINSTPINNFYYFYHSKDRRLIKQFVLKEKDKRNIICQVTLINKGEKFTPRLALSVRDKALNKILEKETTEVEVHKIRGSVNLNDCHEEFWKLISFLRSIRNIEIPEESFSLMSQSESEIVNALKGRDASSVRNIIKQLSSAEGIVLTQSDINNLLKRREKLKEFENGLINHASDEAWWQNFFEENKWIFGYGLNYQILRQEQSQPHYGGVKVDGKGGERGDYLTATDGDMSFTVLVEIKTPDTSLLQGSQEIRNGAWSLAKDLTDALSQIEANIHTWDKQGSEQPDNRDRFEAQNVFTIQPKGIIVIGKLETLLDSRSKRETFQRFRKSIHGVDIVTFDELYNRAKFIVENVEEN, from the coding sequence ATGAAATGGTCGGAATTGTTAAAAGATGCTATTGGAAAGAATGAAAACTTTGTTATTGGCAAAGATAGTTTTAGTGACTTACAGATCAATTCGACTCCCATCAACAATTTCTACTACTTTTATCACTCTAAAGACCGTAGGCTCATAAAGCAGTTTGTTCTCAAAGAGAAGGACAAGCGTAATATCATTTGCCAAGTTACGCTTATCAATAAGGGTGAAAAGTTTACTCCAAGACTTGCCTTGTCCGTTAGAGACAAGGCTCTGAACAAGATTCTAGAAAAAGAAACGACAGAGGTTGAAGTTCATAAAATCAGAGGCAGTGTAAATCTCAACGATTGTCATGAGGAGTTTTGGAAGCTAATTTCTTTTTTACGATCAATCCGTAACATTGAAATTCCAGAGGAGAGTTTTTCATTAATGTCTCAAAGTGAGAGCGAGATTGTGAATGCTTTGAAGGGACGAGACGCATCGAGTGTGAGAAATATTATCAAACAACTTTCTTCAGCGGAAGGAATAGTTTTAACGCAGAGTGACATAAATAATCTTCTAAAGAGACGTGAAAAGTTAAAAGAGTTTGAAAATGGACTTATAAACCATGCTTCAGATGAAGCATGGTGGCAAAATTTTTTTGAAGAAAATAAGTGGATTTTTGGATATGGCTTAAATTACCAAATATTGAGGCAAGAGCAGTCACAGCCACACTATGGTGGAGTGAAGGTGGACGGTAAGGGAGGAGAAAGAGGAGATTATTTGACAGCTACTGATGGAGATATGAGCTTTACTGTTTTGGTTGAGATAAAGACACCAGACACCTCTCTCCTTCAAGGATCACAAGAAATCAGAAATGGTGCCTGGAGTTTAGCAAAAGATTTGACTGATGCGCTTTCTCAAATTGAAGCAAACATTCACACATGGGACAAACAAGGGTCTGAGCAACCAGACAATAGAGATAGGTTTGAGGCTCAAAACGTGTTCACTATACAACCAAAAGGAATCATCGTTATCGGAAAGCTGGAAACCCTGCTTGACAGTAGAAGCAAACGTGAGACATTCCAACGATTCAGGAAAAGTATCCATGGAGTAGACATTGTCACTTTTGATGAACTATATAACAGAGCAAAGTTCATCGTTGAAAATGTGGAGGAAAATTGA
- a CDS encoding helix-turn-helix transcriptional regulator, with protein sequence MSIASNVKKIRAEKGYSLEKVARLADLSLSTVVKIEDGTNQNPTINSLSKIATALEVKVDDLLQK encoded by the coding sequence ATGAGTATTGCTAGCAATGTTAAGAAGATTCGTGCCGAAAAGGGTTACTCTCTCGAAAAAGTCGCCCGACTGGCTGATTTGTCACTAAGTACCGTTGTTAAGATTGAGGACGGCACGAACCAAAATCCTACAATCAACTCCCTCTCCAAAATTGCCACCGCGCTCGAAGTTAAGGTTGATGATCTTTTGCAGAAATAA
- a CDS encoding transposase — protein sequence MRIHNILRNTRGFAKAADSALKWQTMKNKQEVERRVKILTFWQKHGTNTTKDAFGVSRPTLFRWQKELNDSNGNIQALDPKSTAPKKRRVRQISPPLEQAIINWRTKRPRIGGKKLVPLLKKEGFKVSVSYVNRCISDLKELGRLPNPVKLSWYAKSGTHKEQRKTKVKKQRRPQKQGLEIDTIVRHIDGTKRYILTAIDIERRFAYARTYTSHSSNSARDFLKQLIHYTPFSIDEIQTDNGSEFAKYFHEACLTLNINHYHTYPRCPKMNAYIERFNRTVQEEHIIYHRSLLRDSIPDFNDSLNEWLYWYNHERPHEGLGLLSPMEYYREHYEIESQRW from the coding sequence ATGAGAATACATAACATTTTAAGGAACACCAGAGGGTTTGCCAAAGCGGCTGATAGTGCTCTAAAGTGGCAGACAATGAAAAACAAACAGGAGGTCGAAAGAAGAGTTAAAATACTCACGTTTTGGCAAAAACATGGTACTAATACCACCAAAGATGCTTTTGGCGTATCTAGACCAACTTTATTTAGATGGCAAAAAGAACTAAATGATAGTAATGGTAATATCCAAGCCCTAGACCCCAAGAGTACTGCTCCTAAGAAACGAAGAGTGAGACAGATATCACCACCACTAGAGCAAGCTATTATCAACTGGCGTACTAAGCGACCACGGATTGGTGGGAAAAAGCTGGTACCGCTATTGAAGAAGGAAGGATTCAAGGTGTCAGTTTCCTATGTTAATCGCTGTATCAGTGATCTTAAAGAACTAGGTAGACTACCGAATCCAGTTAAGCTCTCTTGGTACGCTAAGAGTGGTACACACAAAGAACAAAGAAAAACCAAGGTTAAAAAACAAAGAAGACCACAAAAACAAGGTTTGGAGATAGACACTATCGTGAGACACATAGATGGCACTAAACGGTACATACTCACCGCCATAGACATAGAAAGACGGTTTGCTTACGCTCGTACTTATACCAGTCATTCTTCAAATAGTGCTCGAGACTTTCTAAAACAACTTATACACTATACCCCTTTTAGTATAGATGAGATACAGACTGATAATGGTTCAGAATTCGCTAAATACTTCCACGAAGCTTGTTTAACTCTTAACATCAACCATTATCACACTTATCCACGTTGTCCTAAGATGAATGCCTATATAGAGCGATTCAATCGTACCGTTCAAGAAGAACACATTATTTATCACCGATCCCTGCTTCGAGATAGTATTCCTGACTTCAATGATTCACTGAATGAATGGTTGTATTGGTATAACCATGAGAGACCGCATGAAGGACTGGGTCTTTTGTCGCCCATGGAGTATTATAGAGAACATTATGAGATAGAGTCTCAAAGGTGGTGA
- a CDS encoding FAD-binding oxidoreductase, whose amino-acid sequence MAVSTSTTIPVVRAGAKSATRKTRVSKKTSKSTTKASSSVKVKVVKPKMSASVKVAGAGAKTKTKATVKTKIKKNTTSKTASVPVTAKVKVPTVKRHPLGHLLIEKMFREAGFRGGISSDKHVLEKYSTDESIFSIKPQVVIQPKTKHDVELATKVIARETKRFSSLSLTPRAAGTGLSGGSLTDSIVVDVSTHLHQIGEIKMKKDESVTITCEPGVMWRDVEKKLKRAGAYIPSYTASKDICTVGGSVSNNAAGPDSLRYGHCADWVEELEVVLADGVSYAIKPLTYKEYQKLIKHKHEYAKIAEAVFSLIAKNEKEIQHNRPDTPKNTAGYALWHVLSTSVADFKKGQGTFDLSRLIAGSQGTIGIITNITMRAIPVPRHTTLIAVPVFDLAEAGKVVNKALKHNPLNLEVFDALTFDLALNNPDFFKKRLDRMDYYRGMLSLYTTYHVRYGRRTPALTILITLDDETTTKMPAHEIVNEIRTDKAKARIILNPIEEQMLWLVRRSSYTLSKLQDSRKRPAAFLEDMTVPPQNLSKFLVEIQRLFKEFNITAAIHGHGGNGHFHFYPLLDFTQRTTGKLIEKMSDRFYETALKYGGSLCGEHNDGIIRTPHLSKMFTKKMLDIFAELEQIFDPDDIFNPGKKVNPRFDIRHNIRNTN is encoded by the coding sequence ATGGCGGTAAGTACCAGCACAACTATTCCGGTCGTTAGAGCGGGCGCTAAAAGCGCTACTCGTAAGACACGTGTGTCTAAAAAAACCTCAAAAAGCACGACTAAAGCTAGCTCTTCGGTAAAGGTGAAAGTTGTAAAGCCCAAGATGTCTGCGTCCGTGAAAGTTGCCGGAGCTGGTGCTAAAACGAAAACAAAAGCCACTGTAAAGACCAAAATCAAGAAGAACACTACTTCTAAGACAGCTTCAGTACCAGTAACGGCTAAAGTTAAGGTACCGACTGTCAAACGTCATCCGCTTGGTCACTTATTGATTGAGAAGATGTTTAGAGAGGCTGGCTTTCGTGGCGGTATATCAAGTGATAAACATGTCCTTGAAAAATACAGTACCGATGAAAGTATTTTTTCTATAAAACCACAGGTGGTGATTCAACCGAAGACTAAGCATGATGTGGAGCTGGCTACCAAAGTAATCGCTCGTGAGACTAAACGCTTCTCTTCCCTCTCTCTTACTCCGCGAGCGGCTGGTACCGGGCTTAGTGGCGGGTCTTTGACTGACTCTATTGTGGTCGATGTATCTACTCATCTGCACCAGATTGGTGAGATTAAGATGAAAAAAGACGAATCGGTCACCATTACTTGTGAGCCGGGCGTGATGTGGCGCGATGTCGAGAAAAAACTAAAACGAGCCGGGGCCTACATCCCCTCCTATACTGCTTCTAAAGACATTTGTACGGTCGGTGGGTCGGTGAGTAATAACGCGGCTGGTCCTGACTCACTCCGTTATGGACATTGTGCGGACTGGGTAGAAGAGCTGGAGGTGGTTTTGGCTGACGGTGTTTCGTACGCCATAAAGCCACTTACCTACAAAGAATACCAAAAACTAATCAAGCATAAGCATGAATACGCCAAAATTGCTGAAGCAGTATTTTCCTTGATTGCCAAAAATGAAAAAGAAATCCAACACAATCGCCCAGACACTCCTAAAAACACCGCCGGTTATGCCTTGTGGCACGTTTTGTCTACATCGGTAGCTGACTTCAAAAAAGGTCAAGGTACTTTTGACTTGTCGCGGCTTATCGCAGGTAGTCAGGGTACGATCGGTATTATTACCAACATCACCATGCGAGCCATCCCTGTCCCGCGTCACACAACCCTGATCGCGGTGCCGGTGTTTGATCTGGCGGAGGCTGGTAAGGTGGTCAATAAAGCGTTGAAACATAACCCGCTTAATCTTGAGGTGTTTGATGCTCTGACTTTTGACCTGGCTCTCAATAACCCAGACTTCTTTAAAAAGCGTCTAGATCGTATGGATTACTACCGCGGTATGCTTTCTCTTTATACCACTTACCATGTGCGGTATGGCAGACGGACACCGGCCCTCACCATCCTAATCACCCTAGATGATGAGACGACCACAAAGATGCCGGCTCACGAAATAGTCAATGAGATAAGAACCGACAAAGCCAAAGCACGTATAATACTAAATCCGATTGAAGAGCAAATGCTTTGGCTCGTCAGACGTTCTAGTTATACCCTATCGAAGCTCCAGGATAGTCGCAAGCGTCCCGCTGCCTTTCTCGAGGATATGACAGTGCCACCGCAGAATCTATCTAAATTCCTGGTGGAAATCCAAAGATTGTTTAAGGAGTTTAATATTACCGCTGCCATACATGGGCACGGTGGTAATGGTCACTTCCATTTTTATCCGCTCTTGGACTTTACCCAGAGGACTACTGGTAAATTAATCGAGAAAATGTCAGATCGTTTTTACGAAACCGCTTTAAAGTATGGCGGTAGTCTTTGTGGTGAACACAACGACGGCATTATCCGCACTCCTCACTTAAGCAAGATGTTTACCAAAAAAATGCTGGATATATTTGCAGAACTAGAGCAAATATTCGACCCTGATGATATCTTCAATCCGGGTAAGAAAGTAAACCCACGCTTTGATATCAGGCACAATATTAGGAATACCAACTAA
- a CDS encoding AAA family ATPase produces the protein MTQETALSILKTGANVFLTGEPGAGKTYVINQYINWLEAAGLKVAVTASTGIAATHIGGLTIHSWSGIGTRDTLTRGDLDQISTNERLVKRIQKTQVLVIDEISMLDGKLLDMVDVITRTVKGSTDAFGGIQVVCVGDFFQLPPISRAGDMIRYAFESRAWENMRPLICYLTEQFRQEDELLLGLLGSIRSGNIEEDHYSLLREQTEIAYEDIEPTRLYTHNADVDSVNSQELKKLSGSGRTFKMSGKGSRVLQESLARNCLSPQNLELKVEAMVMCTKNNFEAGYVNGTLARVVDFDSYEGYPVIETADKRRITIEPVSWEVVEDGKVKAAIEQVPLRLAWAITVHKSQGMSLDAVEIDLSKAFVYGQGYVALSRVRSLAGLKVLGINANALHVDPKIIREDGKFRAESDAAEETFHNMENEELTIMHERFVKANNGKIPTTEELNNPTPAVDRLKKESTYAETKRLLLEGAEPESIAKSRNLTLSTIINHIEVLAENKEIDPTIIENILEKQVKQWLETKQELFKVITFNGTEKLKPIYEATNEKYDYNVIRLARALYLIQYHANEHSF, from the coding sequence ATGACTCAAGAGACTGCTTTATCGATTCTAAAAACCGGCGCCAATGTTTTCCTTACCGGTGAACCGGGAGCCGGAAAGACTTACGTAATCAACCAATACATAAACTGGCTTGAGGCAGCCGGCCTTAAGGTAGCAGTCACCGCCTCAACCGGTATCGCGGCCACTCATATCGGAGGATTAACAATTCACTCATGGAGCGGTATCGGCACCCGTGACACGCTAACCCGAGGCGACTTAGACCAAATCAGTACCAACGAAAGACTGGTCAAGCGCATCCAAAAAACTCAGGTGTTGGTGATAGATGAAATTTCTATGCTCGATGGCAAGCTACTCGATATGGTTGATGTTATTACTCGTACAGTTAAGGGTTCTACCGACGCCTTTGGCGGTATACAAGTCGTATGTGTTGGAGATTTTTTTCAACTACCTCCTATTAGTCGCGCTGGCGACATGATCAGATATGCGTTTGAATCAAGGGCTTGGGAAAATATGCGACCGCTGATTTGTTACCTGACAGAGCAATTCAGACAAGAAGATGAGCTTTTACTTGGCCTTCTGGGTTCTATCCGCAGTGGCAATATCGAAGAAGACCACTATTCACTCCTTCGCGAACAAACCGAGATTGCCTATGAAGACATTGAGCCCACTAGACTCTATACCCACAACGCCGACGTGGACTCAGTAAACAGCCAAGAGCTAAAAAAACTATCTGGAAGCGGCAGGACCTTTAAAATGAGCGGGAAGGGAAGTCGAGTGTTACAAGAATCATTAGCTCGTAACTGTCTATCACCACAGAATCTTGAGCTTAAGGTTGAAGCAATGGTGATGTGTACCAAAAACAACTTTGAGGCCGGTTATGTAAACGGCACCTTAGCTCGCGTTGTCGATTTTGACAGCTACGAAGGCTATCCGGTGATTGAAACCGCTGATAAGAGACGAATCACCATTGAACCAGTGTCTTGGGAAGTCGTTGAGGACGGTAAAGTTAAAGCTGCGATAGAGCAGGTACCACTTCGCCTGGCGTGGGCTATCACTGTACATAAAAGTCAGGGTATGTCGCTAGACGCCGTCGAAATCGACCTATCAAAAGCCTTCGTCTATGGCCAAGGCTATGTGGCTTTGTCTCGTGTCCGTTCTCTGGCCGGTCTAAAAGTGTTGGGTATAAACGCCAACGCTCTACATGTGGACCCCAAAATCATCCGAGAAGACGGCAAATTCAGAGCAGAATCAGACGCGGCTGAAGAGACATTCCACAATATGGAAAACGAAGAACTCACCATCATGCACGAGCGTTTTGTTAAGGCCAATAACGGTAAAATCCCTACCACCGAGGAGCTAAACAATCCAACCCCGGCCGTTGACCGCCTAAAAAAGGAGAGTACTTACGCCGAGACCAAAAGATTACTACTTGAAGGTGCCGAACCGGAAAGTATCGCTAAATCGCGAAATTTAACCCTATCAACCATAATCAACCACATTGAAGTACTCGCCGAAAATAAAGAAATTGATCCTACAATCATCGAAAATATCCTAGAAAAGCAAGTGAAGCAGTGGCTCGAAACTAAGCAAGAGCTATTTAAAGTTATAACCTTTAATGGTACAGAAAAACTAAAGCCCATTTACGAAGCTACCAACGAGAAATATGACTACAATGTGATTAGATTGGCCCGCGCCTTGTACTTAATTCAATATCATGCGAACGAACACTCATTTTGA
- a CDS encoding peptidoglycan-binding protein, producing the protein MTITESKQYLVGICFVLLAAIAFLPAAASAQTSTTTDTTTTSSDISGLLAILQDLMKQVEQLQQQLAQVRGEIREQLRDGLREGISDDDVAKIQELLATDPTIYPQGLVTGYFGPLTRDALTRFQARHELRLTGEVDEETKEMILEYFKEKTNGHIPPGLLRAPGIDKKIKLRLREHSEDGKYELDCEDKKGSGFLCKEKIKSDDDEEDDEDEEEDDDDDDNTDVTEEDAQAMIDDAEEAIADLQAAIDDATDGDAKDQAQDDLDDAQEKLDEAQDKFDDGKYNDAYEKAEDAKNKAEDALADLEGDTAMSDAQNAIDDAQDAIDDLQAAIDDATDGTAKTDAEAELADAQDLLDEAQADFDDEDYESAQNKAEDAKDIADDAKDVLENA; encoded by the coding sequence ATGACGATTACAGAGTCTAAGCAATACCTAGTTGGTATTTGTTTTGTGTTGTTGGCAGCTATCGCTTTTTTGCCAGCAGCAGCTAGTGCACAAACATCAACTACAACCGACACAACCACCACATCAAGCGACATTTCAGGATTGCTTGCAATATTACAAGACCTAATGAAGCAAGTTGAACAACTGCAACAACAACTAGCTCAAGTACGAGGTGAGATTCGCGAACAACTACGTGATGGCTTACGTGAAGGTATATCAGATGATGATGTAGCCAAAATACAAGAACTACTAGCCACCGACCCAACTATTTATCCACAAGGTCTTGTAACCGGTTATTTCGGCCCACTAACACGTGACGCCCTAACTCGCTTCCAAGCTCGACATGAACTTCGTCTAACCGGAGAAGTAGATGAAGAAACCAAAGAAATGATCCTTGAATACTTCAAAGAGAAGACCAATGGTCATATTCCTCCAGGTCTACTTCGAGCACCGGGAATTGATAAAAAGATCAAGCTTCGCTTACGTGAACACAGTGAGGATGGTAAATATGAACTAGATTGTGAAGACAAGAAAGGTTCTGGTTTCTTATGTAAGGAAAAAATCAAGTCAGATGACGATGAAGAAGATGATGAGGACGAGGAGGAAGATGACGATGACGACGACAATACAGATGTGACCGAGGAAGACGCTCAAGCCATGATTGATGACGCCGAAGAAGCTATCGCTGATCTACAAGCAGCGATTGATGACGCAACTGATGGTGACGCTAAGGATCAGGCTCAGGATGATCTTGATGACGCACAAGAGAAACTGGACGAAGCTCAAGATAAGTTTGATGACGGCAAGTACAATGACGCTTACGAAAAGGCAGAAGATGCCAAGAACAAGGCAGAGGATGCTTTAGCAGACTTAGAAGGCGATACTGCAATGTCTGACGCACAAAACGCTATTGATGATGCGCAAGATGCCATTGACGACTTACAAGCAGCGATTGATGACGCAACTGATGGTACAGCTAAAACTGACGCTGAAGCAGAGTTAGCTGACGCACAAGATCTTCTTGATGAGGCTCAAGCCGACTTTGATGACGAAGATTACGAATCTGCTCAAAATAAAGCAGAAGATGCAAAAGATATAGCTGATGATGCAAAAGATGTTCTAGAGAACGCTTAA
- a CDS encoding M48 family metallopeptidase produces MWFFRKRKRKGDLSHQKFKPEARAVIHSRLKYFAPRCEVVYKRVAIRNTKRSWGSCSSLGNLNFNYKLLFMPPCLRDYIIVHELCHLKELNHSPRFWLEVERVLPNYREHVTALRHMEKTHGTSLKAITDYTKNHNCLHCSNLSYTQNQQNGFDTKG; encoded by the coding sequence ATGTGGTTTTTTAGAAAAAGGAAGCGAAAAGGAGATCTGAGTCACCAAAAATTCAAGCCTGAAGCTCGTGCCGTAATTCACTCAAGATTGAAATATTTTGCCCCCCGGTGTGAAGTTGTATACAAACGGGTCGCTATCCGCAACACCAAAAGGAGTTGGGGTAGCTGTTCGTCACTAGGTAACCTAAATTTTAACTACAAACTACTCTTTATGCCGCCTTGTCTACGTGACTACATTATCGTGCACGAGCTTTGTCATCTCAAAGAACTAAATCACAGTCCTCGCTTTTGGCTTGAAGTCGAACGTGTCTTACCAAACTACAGGGAACACGTTACTGCGCTAAGGCACATGGAAAAAACCCACGGAACCAGCCTAAAAGCTATTACTGACTACACAAAAAATCACAACTGTCTGCATTGCAGCAACCTTTCATATACCCAAAATCAGCAAAATGGCTTTGATACTAAAGGCTAG
- a CDS encoding calcium/sodium antiporter, producing MSLFVLIRGADYLIEGAKQIGFNLGIKPLIIGVFIVGFGTSLPELASSIAAIMQGASEIVIANVVGSNITNILLIIGLTAFLSRGIFIKENLLKSELPIFFIATLHFVMIVRDGLVDRTEAWLLLGTFAAYTWYIFSDGRAEVDKEKLKKDKSKFAFKPVLLFVGGLLAVLAGANYTVEMTINLATAFAVPLGLVSILAIALGTSLPELMVSLRAIKTGDTSLAIGNIFGSNAFNMLMVAGIPAAITPLVVDDVVMDVGLMILIGASAILFVSGLARQILRWEGLMMLIFFAFFLVKLVEYV from the coding sequence ATGTCTCTATTTGTATTAATACGGGGAGCTGACTACTTAATAGAAGGCGCTAAGCAAATTGGCTTTAACCTTGGCATTAAGCCTCTTATTATTGGTGTTTTCATCGTTGGTTTTGGTACCTCTCTGCCAGAACTAGCCTCATCCATCGCCGCCATCATGCAAGGTGCTTCAGAGATTGTGATTGCTAACGTTGTTGGTTCTAACATTACCAACATTTTATTGATTATTGGTCTAACCGCCTTTCTTAGTCGCGGCATTTTTATAAAGGAAAATCTACTTAAATCAGAATTACCAATATTTTTCATTGCCACCTTACACTTTGTCATGATTGTCCGAGACGGCTTAGTAGACCGTACCGAGGCTTGGCTACTACTTGGTACTTTTGCTGCTTACACTTGGTACATATTTAGTGATGGTAGGGCAGAGGTTGATAAAGAGAAGCTTAAGAAAGACAAGAGCAAATTTGCCTTCAAACCTGTACTACTATTTGTCGGAGGACTCTTAGCTGTACTAGCTGGTGCAAACTACACCGTCGAAATGACAATAAATCTTGCCACGGCCTTTGCTGTTCCACTAGGCTTAGTTTCGATTCTAGCCATTGCTCTCGGTACTTCGTTACCAGAACTCATGGTATCTCTGCGAGCTATCAAAACAGGAGACACTTCGCTGGCCATCGGTAATATCTTCGGCTCAAATGCTTTCAATATGCTTATGGTAGCCGGTATCCCGGCCGCTATTACACCACTCGTTGTCGATGATGTGGTAATGGATGTTGGTCTTATGATTCTGATTGGTGCTTCAGCCATCCTGTTTGTATCTGGTTTGGCACGCCAAATTCTCCGCTGGGAGGGACTGATGATGCTTATTTTCTTCGCCTTCTTCTTGGTGAAGTTGGTGGAGTATGTTTGA
- a CDS encoding GatB/YqeY domain-containing protein: protein MSIHSDLRNSLKEAMKAKDEVRLRTVRSIMTACTNELVATGKTPQDELEDDKTLAVIKRLAKQRKESIVQYEAAGRPELAEPEKEELAVLESYLPTLMSQEEIKPIAEAVKTELGIDDKAKMGMLVGAVMKKLQGQADGADVKMVVEGLF, encoded by the coding sequence ATGTCTATTCATAGTGATTTAAGGAATTCGTTAAAAGAGGCCATGAAAGCTAAAGATGAGGTGCGACTTAGAACTGTGCGCAGCATCATGACTGCTTGTACTAACGAGCTGGTGGCAACCGGTAAAACACCGCAAGATGAGCTGGAAGATGATAAAACTCTGGCTGTTATTAAGCGTTTGGCCAAACAGCGCAAGGAATCTATCGTTCAATATGAAGCAGCCGGTCGACCAGAGCTAGCTGAACCAGAAAAGGAAGAATTAGCTGTCTTAGAGTCCTACCTCCCTACTTTAATGAGTCAAGAAGAAATCAAACCGATAGCGGAAGCCGTGAAAACAGAACTTGGAATTGATGATAAGGCTAAAATGGGTATGTTGGTCGGCGCGGTAATGAAAAAGCTCCAAGGCCAAGCCGATGGAGCTGATGTGAAGATGGTGGTAGAGGGATTGTTTTAG
- a CDS encoding DNA recombination protein RmuC: MEKIQILLLTLLLAIIGILVYVFFIRKDKKPEDSESLLLMQQQIQELSRTVREQMSESSKLAQEGSRMQFRESKELMQEINKEVNEQIRSIQESISEKLLGVQKHVSEVSESSKQVFTIAEQLQNLEKVLKHQKQRGNLGEASLQLALENILPVGAYKLQYQFDGGETVDAVILTKDGMIPVDAKFSLDNYRRLVDETDQNRREDLEKEFKNDLKKRIDETAKYIRPKDGTLPFAFMFIPAEAIYYDLLVNEVGSVKVNTRSLLDYAYRDKNVIIVSPTTFAAYLQSVLYGFRAFKVEESAKEIQKNVEKLTRHLSAYTQYFDKVGNSLGTTVNHYNQASKELGKVDKDLMKITSESIEHENLTLDKPIKAE, encoded by the coding sequence ATGGAAAAAATACAAATCTTACTCTTAACCCTACTCCTAGCCATTATCGGTATATTGGTGTATGTCTTTTTCATTAGAAAAGATAAGAAACCAGAAGACAGCGAAAGCCTACTTCTCATGCAGCAACAGATCCAAGAACTATCTCGCACTGTCCGTGAACAAATGAGCGAAAGCTCTAAGTTAGCACAAGAAGGAAGCCGGATGCAGTTTCGTGAGAGTAAAGAGTTGATGCAAGAAATCAACAAAGAAGTCAACGAACAAATCCGTTCGATCCAAGAAAGCATCAGTGAGAAGCTCCTAGGCGTACAAAAACACGTCTCAGAGGTGAGTGAGAGCTCCAAGCAAGTCTTCACCATAGCCGAACAGCTCCAAAACCTGGAAAAGGTCCTGAAACACCAAAAACAACGAGGAAATCTAGGCGAGGCCAGCCTCCAGCTCGCTCTTGAAAACATCCTACCGGTCGGTGCCTACAAACTACAATACCAGTTTGATGGCGGCGAGACAGTCGATGCTGTCATACTGACCAAAGACGGCATGATACCGGTTGACGCTAAATTTTCGCTTGATAACTACCGCCGGCTAGTCGATGAGACGGATCAAAACCGTCGTGAAGATCTGGAAAAAGAATTTAAAAACGATCTCAAAAAACGTATTGACGAAACCGCCAAATACATCAGACCAAAAGACGGCACCTTGCCATTTGCGTTTATGTTTATTCCAGCCGAAGCGATTTATTACGACCTCTTGGTAAATGAAGTTGGCTCGGTCAAGGTAAATACTCGCTCATTACTCGATTACGCCTACCGCGACAAGAATGTAATTATAGTTTCACCAACCACCTTTGCTGCGTATTTGCAGTCAGTACTCTATGGTTTTCGCGCCTTTAAAGTGGAAGAAAGTGCCAAAGAAATCCAAAAAAATGTAGAAAAACTAACCCGCCACTTAAGCGCCTACACTCAATACTTCGATAAAGTAGGGAACAGTCTAGGTACTACCGTAAACCATTACAACCAAGCCAGTAAGGAGCTAGGGAAGGTCGATAAAGATCTTATGAAAATCACCAGCGAAAGCATCGAACACGAAAACCTAACTCTGGATAAACCGATTAAAGCTGAGTAG
- the rplU gene encoding 50S ribosomal protein L21: MATETAKKDAFAVIATGGKQYIVSVGDTILVELLGNHKEGDSIEFDKVLLTDNGSETKVGTPTTGTKVKATYLGEKKGPKLTIIRYQAKSNRDRRLGHRQHYAEVKIESI; the protein is encoded by the coding sequence ATGGCAACAGAAACAGCTAAAAAAGACGCTTTCGCAGTAATTGCAACCGGCGGCAAACAATACATAGTCTCAGTTGGAGACACTATCTTGGTGGAACTTTTGGGCAACCACAAAGAAGGTGACTCTATCGAGTTTGATAAGGTTTTATTAACTGATAATGGTTCTGAAACCAAGGTGGGTACACCAACTACCGGTACTAAAGTAAAGGCTACTTATTTGGGTGAGAAAAAAGGTCCTAAGTTGACTATTATTCGCTACCAAGCTAAGAGTAACCGCGACCGCCGTCTCGGACACCGCCAGCATTACGCTGAAGTGAAAATTGAGTCTATATAG